The following is a genomic window from Halichoerus grypus chromosome 5, mHalGry1.hap1.1, whole genome shotgun sequence.
TGAGTTGCCATCTCCAGAGAATATGTATGTGCTGGCTGAATGGGACCCAAGGGTCCTTATCCCTTACAAATACCAGACCGTATTGAAGGGAGGAAAGCCCGTAGTTTATTCCAAACCATTAGAATCCTGGTCTTCCCTCTCTTGGGGCTCAGGGGGTTCCCCGAGTTTTCTTGCTCCCACCCAGGCAAGGGGGGCTCATGTCCAGTTGAGGGTTTTCCTTCCACTGGGCGGGGGTCCGTGCCTGTATGGCCAGTGCGTGGACCGGCCCAGCCAGCTCCTCAGACAGGGCAGCGTGGACCAGCCGGTGCCGTTGTAAGGGGCTCAGTCCCTCAAAGCGAGAGCTCACCACCGCCACGCGGAAATGCGTCTCGCTGCCCGGTGGGACTGCATGGCCGCCGCTCTCGTTGCGCAGCTCCAGCACCTCGGGGTTGAGTGCCTGCTCCAACTTCGTGCGAATGGCTGCCTCGACGGGACCGATGGTCCCCAATCCCGCGCTGCTCCGGGACAGACACACGCGACCGGCCATGGAGAACAGGCGCCCGACCAGCTGCCCACTCAGCATCGGCTACCGCAGAGACAAGGCCCGAGCAGTGAGGGTCAGGGCCTCCCACCCGGTGAGCGCCCCGTCTCACCAGCCGCCCAGCCCCAGCCGCCCACATCCACACTCCGCTCCTGCAGGCCGCCCGCCTCGACTCCAGACACCAACCCTCTCCTC
Proteins encoded in this region:
- the BOLA1 gene encoding bolA-like protein 1 → MLSGQLVGRLFSMAGRVCLSRSSAGLGTIGPVEAAIRTKLEQALNPEVLELRNESGGHAVPPGSETHFRVAVVSSRFEGLSPLQRHRLVHAALSEELAGPVHALAIQARTPAQWKENPQLDMSPPCLGGSKKTRGTP